From Pseudomonadota bacterium, a single genomic window includes:
- a CDS encoding PilZ domain-containing protein, whose product MTEQQREHQRFPTRLAAEVNTGQETFGAWAKNLSMGGVGLELDRPVEAQTLIAISMFLVEDGIEDATVGALEVHGQLIWIAPLERGGYEGGVRFAPIQPAHARLLQDFLNRLIPRT is encoded by the coding sequence ATGACCGAGCAGCAGCGTGAACATCAACGCTTCCCGACACGGCTCGCGGCCGAGGTCAACACCGGCCAGGAGACCTTCGGCGCCTGGGCCAAGAACCTCAGCATGGGCGGCGTTGGACTCGAGCTCGACCGACCCGTCGAGGCGCAGACCCTGATCGCGATCAGCATGTTCCTCGTCGAGGACGGCATCGAGGACGCCACCGTGGGCGCGCTCGAGGTCCACGGCCAGCTGATCTGGATCGCGCCGCTGGAGCGCGGTGGCTACGAAGGCGGGGTGCGTTTCGCGCCGATCCAGCCGGCCCACGCCCGGTTGCTGCAGGACTTCCTCAATCGACTGATCCCACGCACCTAG